A part of Streptomyces sp. NBC_01497 genomic DNA contains:
- a CDS encoding ATP-binding protein — MTTWQGWQRFATTPPLTPPQPGDTPRSTEERLAYHSAFVTVRTPAINTLATQVRTLMLLGRHQQTTARPSLIVTGPAAAGKTTALLEVGRTCHLAHTRKHPAPPGRTHQQTPVAYLLVPAGATAKTLATEFARYLGIPVTTRMTQTQITEAVCHTYTAAGVRLVLIDEIHRLNPRTTTGAEAADLLKDLTERIRATFVYTGIDVASTTLFSGVRGAQLAGRASLITCGPLPARHGNTRPFTDLITDMENALDLTQHTPGTLPRHASYLHQRTAGRIGSLARLIRQAAITAICDGTERITKKALEAIQLDHLAEEASRPRTRQPARTA; from the coding sequence ATCACCACCTGGCAGGGCTGGCAACGCTTCGCCACCACCCCGCCCCTCACCCCGCCCCAGCCCGGCGACACCCCACGCAGCACGGAAGAACGCCTCGCCTACCACTCCGCGTTCGTCACCGTCCGCACCCCCGCCATCAACACCCTCGCCACCCAGGTCCGCACCCTGATGCTCCTCGGCCGCCACCAGCAGACCACCGCCCGGCCCTCACTGATCGTCACCGGCCCCGCCGCGGCCGGGAAAACGACCGCCCTCCTCGAAGTCGGACGCACCTGCCACCTCGCCCACACCCGAAAACACCCCGCCCCGCCCGGACGCACCCACCAGCAGACACCGGTCGCGTACCTGCTGGTGCCGGCCGGCGCCACCGCGAAAACCCTGGCCACCGAATTCGCCCGCTACCTCGGCATCCCCGTCACCACCCGCATGACCCAGACCCAGATCACCGAGGCCGTCTGCCACACCTACACCGCCGCTGGCGTCCGCCTGGTCCTCATCGACGAGATCCACCGCCTCAACCCGCGCACGACCACCGGCGCCGAAGCCGCCGACCTGCTCAAAGACCTCACCGAACGCATCAGAGCAACCTTCGTCTACACCGGCATCGACGTCGCCTCAACCACGCTGTTCTCCGGAGTACGCGGCGCCCAACTCGCCGGCCGCGCCAGCCTCATCACCTGCGGCCCCCTCCCCGCCCGCCACGGAAACACCCGCCCCTTCACCGATCTCATCACCGACATGGAGAACGCCCTCGACCTCACCCAGCACACACCCGGCACACTCCCCCGCCACGCCTCCTACCTCCACCAGCGCACCGCCGGCCGCATCGGAAGCCTCGCCCGCCTCATCCGCCAAGCAGCGATCACCGCCATCTGCGACGGCACCGAACGCATCACCAAAAAGGCGCTCGAAGCTATCCAGCTCGACCACCTCGCCGAAGAAGCAAGCCGCCCCCGAACCCGCCAACCCGCCAGAACGGCATGA
- a CDS encoding Mu transposase C-terminal domain-containing protein translates to MSVRRGGRPVLQVGAHVRFRDRTWQVIAMAGQQVHLAGETGEDETVVAGHLFADPSFTIVGAEMPQAATQWGLFETAPEDARRKALAWQRHIREVETGLPGGTDSDGAPRAEYDPDRFTLAQREEAKATELTAIGFGPVSRTTVQRMRLAYRKQGLWGLVDHRTTRRPVPTGRTDERVIAAIEEALRRQRGRSKGTVKGLMPLVTQILTDRHGRGTVPAPSQATFYRLVHQLADPAEHPHRPARTLPSPTGGQAFTPTVALRPGEQVQVDTTRLDVLAVFDDGTTGRPELTIAVDVATRAILAAVLRPAGTKAVDAALLLAEMAVPHAARPSWPDALCLAHTQLPQLQRLMDLDERLEGAAARPVVVPETIVVDRGKVYLSTAFTAACETLGISVQPTPPHAPAAKGIVERTFGTVNALLCQHLPGYTGSDVTRRGPDAEGEACFSVAQMQDLLDEWLIHYHHRPHEGLRHPTLPKKALTPNQMWAALIAVTGYVPLPLSGSDYLELLPVRWQAITERGIRVDHRTYDHDVLAPYRGQPSPVTARGGKWEVHTNPHDARQVWIRLPDGHLTEIPWIHRDHIHQPFNSATWQHIKTITTRHSDRDTHEADLADALDQLMRRAHAGTATPGEQRLITRAAPLKTPPPAAGTRPPYDPAPQADAWDDAWDDDSIDDLDDLDDQPDEPEQADSEDELGPGDTSDVPVPYTGLGLYDPAQEALNW, encoded by the coding sequence GTGAGCGTGCGGCGTGGCGGCCGGCCGGTGCTGCAGGTCGGAGCGCACGTCCGCTTCCGTGACCGCACCTGGCAGGTCATCGCGATGGCGGGGCAGCAGGTCCACCTCGCCGGTGAAACAGGCGAAGACGAGACGGTCGTGGCCGGACACCTGTTCGCCGACCCGTCCTTCACCATCGTGGGCGCCGAAATGCCCCAGGCCGCAACGCAGTGGGGTCTGTTCGAAACCGCGCCCGAGGACGCGCGGCGCAAGGCACTGGCCTGGCAGCGGCACATCCGCGAGGTGGAGACCGGCCTGCCCGGCGGGACGGACAGCGACGGGGCGCCCCGGGCCGAGTACGACCCCGACCGGTTCACCCTCGCACAGCGCGAGGAGGCCAAGGCCACGGAGCTGACCGCGATCGGCTTCGGCCCTGTCTCCCGGACCACGGTGCAGCGCATGCGCCTGGCCTACCGCAAGCAGGGACTGTGGGGGCTGGTTGACCACCGCACCACCCGTCGGCCCGTGCCTACCGGGCGCACCGACGAACGCGTCATCGCCGCCATCGAGGAAGCGCTGCGCCGCCAGCGCGGCCGTTCCAAGGGCACCGTCAAGGGCTTGATGCCCCTGGTCACACAGATCCTTACCGACCGGCACGGCCGCGGCACAGTGCCCGCCCCCTCCCAGGCCACCTTCTACCGGCTCGTCCACCAGCTCGCCGACCCTGCCGAACACCCCCACCGCCCCGCCCGTACTCTCCCCTCCCCCACCGGCGGACAGGCGTTCACCCCGACCGTGGCGCTGCGGCCGGGCGAGCAGGTGCAGGTCGACACCACACGGCTGGACGTCCTGGCCGTCTTCGACGACGGCACCACCGGCCGGCCCGAACTCACGATCGCCGTCGACGTCGCCACCCGCGCCATCCTCGCCGCGGTCCTGCGGCCCGCCGGCACCAAGGCAGTCGACGCGGCCCTGCTGCTCGCCGAGATGGCCGTCCCGCACGCGGCCCGTCCCTCCTGGCCCGACGCACTGTGCCTCGCCCACACCCAACTCCCCCAGCTACAGCGGCTGATGGACCTGGACGAACGGCTCGAGGGCGCGGCTGCCCGGCCGGTGGTGGTGCCCGAGACGATCGTCGTGGACCGGGGCAAGGTCTACCTGTCCACGGCGTTCACCGCCGCCTGCGAAACCCTCGGCATCAGCGTCCAGCCCACCCCGCCCCACGCCCCCGCCGCCAAAGGCATCGTCGAACGCACCTTCGGCACGGTCAACGCCCTGCTGTGCCAGCACCTGCCCGGCTACACCGGCTCCGACGTCACCCGCCGCGGACCGGACGCCGAAGGCGAGGCCTGCTTCAGCGTCGCCCAGATGCAGGACCTTCTGGACGAATGGCTGATCCACTACCACCACCGCCCCCACGAAGGCCTGCGCCACCCCACCCTGCCGAAGAAGGCTCTCACCCCGAACCAGATGTGGGCCGCGCTTATCGCCGTGACCGGCTACGTGCCCCTCCCCTTGAGCGGCAGCGACTACCTCGAACTGCTGCCGGTGCGCTGGCAGGCCATCACCGAACGCGGCATCCGCGTCGACCACCGCACCTACGACCACGATGTCCTCGCCCCCTACCGCGGTCAGCCCTCCCCCGTCACCGCACGCGGCGGCAAATGGGAAGTCCACACCAACCCCCACGACGCCCGCCAGGTCTGGATCCGCCTGCCCGACGGACACCTGACAGAGATCCCGTGGATCCACCGCGACCACATTCACCAGCCGTTCAACAGCGCCACCTGGCAGCACATCAAAACGATCACCACCCGCCACAGCGACCGCGACACCCACGAAGCCGACCTCGCCGACGCCCTCGACCAGCTCATGCGCCGCGCCCACGCCGGCACCGCTACCCCCGGCGAACAGCGCCTGATCACCCGCGCCGCACCACTGAAAACACCCCCGCCCGCAGCCGGCACCCGCCCTCCCTACGATCCGGCCCCGCAGGCCGACGCCTGGGACGACGCCTGGGACGACGACAGCATCGACGACCTCGACGACCTCGACGACCAGCCCGACGAACCAGAACAGGCCGACAGCGAAGACGAACTCGGACCCGGCGACACCAGCGACGTGCCCGTCCCGTACACCGGACTCGGCCTCTACGACCCCGCTCAGGAAGCCCTCAACTGGTGA
- a CDS encoding ATP-binding protein, which translates to MKASVELRNKREARLRQQLRDTPMRPLPLFQLTGWTHFVDEEVNPPVLAAGSSPAEDRKSDEQAIAYHRHLRMVPTDAMTHMQETVVEAVHRNSGCREGLMDHVIDGPAGTGKTCLLRAIGRTAQQEVEAATNGRQPNTIPVVHITTPADPELRVNWVWEIGSYLGLNPEPKSLAEVLEMRRHQDVTLPVNYVLETAQTRLLLIDDINRASPPQLANVLPYFDYLRDKLGISLIFCGTGASHLLHQARILAQDLTRVSEENRVRLEQAGQPAEPVSPSPAALLPVTWLHPLPLGTKAKEQEMFRRVLAGFEADLSLYRLEGNALSKHAAELHRRTGGYFKALTYVISTAAVIAIRTGSENITMKEIDAATAQLS; encoded by the coding sequence ATGAAGGCGTCCGTCGAACTGCGTAACAAGCGTGAAGCCCGTCTGCGTCAGCAGCTGAGGGACACTCCGATGCGGCCTCTTCCGCTGTTCCAGCTCACCGGTTGGACCCACTTCGTCGACGAGGAGGTGAACCCGCCCGTTCTGGCGGCGGGCAGCAGTCCCGCCGAGGACAGGAAGTCGGACGAGCAGGCCATCGCCTACCACCGGCACCTGCGGATGGTGCCCACCGACGCGATGACGCACATGCAAGAGACGGTCGTCGAGGCGGTCCACCGCAACAGCGGGTGCCGTGAGGGCCTGATGGACCATGTCATCGACGGGCCCGCAGGCACCGGCAAGACCTGCCTGTTGCGTGCGATCGGGCGCACCGCCCAGCAGGAGGTCGAGGCCGCCACGAACGGCAGGCAGCCAAACACGATCCCGGTGGTGCACATCACCACCCCCGCGGACCCGGAGCTGAGGGTGAACTGGGTCTGGGAGATCGGATCCTACCTGGGTCTCAACCCCGAGCCGAAGAGCCTCGCGGAAGTCTTGGAGATGCGCCGGCACCAGGACGTGACCCTGCCGGTCAACTACGTCCTGGAAACGGCACAGACCCGTCTGCTGCTCATCGACGACATCAACCGGGCCTCGCCGCCGCAACTGGCGAACGTACTGCCCTACTTCGACTACCTGCGCGACAAGCTGGGCATCTCGCTCATCTTCTGCGGCACCGGCGCCAGCCACCTCCTGCACCAGGCCCGCATCCTGGCCCAGGACCTGACCCGGGTCAGCGAGGAGAACCGGGTACGGCTCGAGCAGGCGGGACAACCGGCTGAGCCCGTCTCGCCCTCCCCCGCCGCGCTGCTGCCGGTGACCTGGCTGCACCCCCTGCCCCTGGGCACCAAGGCCAAGGAACAGGAGATGTTCCGGCGCGTACTGGCGGGCTTCGAGGCCGACTTGAGCCTGTACCGGCTCGAGGGAAACGCCCTGAGCAAACACGCCGCCGAACTGCACCGGCGCACCGGCGGCTACTTCAAAGCCCTCACCTACGTCATCTCCACCGCCGCCGTCATCGCGATCCGCACCGGCAGCGAGAACATCACCATGAAAGAGATCGACGCCGCAACAGCCCAGCTCAGCTGA
- a CDS encoding DNA-binding protein: MTHHPGLLRTVPLQGETTSSLICRIAGRYGMEAKVLRSCWQWRNYPPGHDGGGTRADAEVLLNPPGRQLLAGMCGVEEDVLARALPSWGQQDAKLSARKNSVPAAAWRTGGAVAGPVAFGCRLCAARRAGTAVRVVRYAPRWERVCVRHGRWLLDADADQPLEYLDVRGVPEVAAAQRRWTGVTRRAVRAGAEPERVFALAYAVVARWWEQALHWERETLWPQRLHQVAGGNAGTELERWRIVGRDAVVFPEVVAVADALLDPAMAELVWRDSGAGRPRALPSDGAFCRRLGERVGRGWLGPLAATDYGGPLTSWMGAVIRIRRGAGGPPGYDNDPWWLRQEHQPATMAGQLRVLSKERSAPGSGTTWRSAVPAEQRALISSLVNDAEEQLTQLRGAQYGKTADAAQQLLGNLGHAATLIEQAVRESAAAAFAAGMALEDLARWARLPADVLAEALADQRNERPGKER; the protein is encoded by the coding sequence GTGACCCATCACCCCGGCCTGCTGCGGACAGTTCCCCTTCAGGGGGAGACGACCTCGTCGCTGATCTGCCGCATCGCGGGCCGTTACGGGATGGAAGCGAAGGTGTTGCGGTCGTGCTGGCAGTGGCGCAACTACCCGCCGGGGCACGACGGCGGGGGCACGCGGGCCGACGCCGAGGTGCTGCTGAACCCGCCCGGACGACAGCTACTGGCAGGCATGTGCGGCGTCGAGGAAGACGTGCTGGCGCGGGCGTTGCCGTCCTGGGGACAGCAGGACGCCAAGCTGTCGGCCAGAAAGAACAGCGTGCCGGCGGCCGCGTGGCGGACCGGGGGTGCGGTCGCCGGGCCGGTCGCCTTCGGCTGCCGTCTGTGCGCGGCCCGGCGCGCGGGGACGGCCGTGCGGGTGGTGCGGTACGCGCCGCGATGGGAGCGGGTGTGTGTCCGGCACGGGCGGTGGCTCCTGGACGCCGACGCCGACCAGCCTCTTGAGTATCTGGACGTACGGGGTGTGCCGGAAGTGGCCGCGGCGCAGCGGCGGTGGACTGGTGTGACGCGGCGGGCGGTACGGGCTGGAGCGGAGCCGGAGAGGGTGTTCGCTCTGGCTTATGCGGTGGTGGCCCGGTGGTGGGAGCAGGCTCTGCACTGGGAGCGGGAGACGCTGTGGCCTCAGCGGCTGCACCAGGTCGCGGGCGGCAACGCCGGTACAGAGCTGGAGCGGTGGCGGATCGTGGGCCGGGACGCGGTCGTCTTCCCCGAGGTGGTGGCCGTGGCCGACGCGCTGCTGGACCCGGCGATGGCCGAGCTGGTGTGGAGGGACAGCGGTGCCGGGCGGCCGCGGGCGCTGCCCTCCGACGGGGCGTTCTGCCGCCGACTCGGTGAGCGCGTCGGGCGGGGGTGGCTGGGGCCGCTGGCGGCAACCGACTACGGCGGCCCGCTGACCTCGTGGATGGGCGCCGTCATCCGCATCCGTCGTGGCGCCGGCGGCCCGCCCGGCTACGACAACGATCCGTGGTGGCTGCGCCAGGAACACCAGCCCGCGACCATGGCCGGACAGTTGCGCGTCCTGTCCAAGGAACGTAGCGCGCCCGGCTCGGGCACCACGTGGCGCTCTGCGGTGCCGGCCGAGCAGCGGGCGCTGATCAGCAGCCTGGTCAACGACGCCGAAGAGCAGCTGACCCAGCTGCGCGGCGCCCAGTACGGCAAGACCGCCGACGCCGCGCAGCAGTTGCTGGGCAACCTCGGCCATGCCGCCACACTGATCGAGCAGGCCGTCCGGGAGAGCGCAGCAGCAGCCTTCGCGGCCGGGATGGCGCTGGAGGACCTGGCGCGCTGGGCCCGTCTGCCGGCCGATGTCCTGGCCGAGGCACTCGCGGACCAGCGCAACGAGCGGCCGGGAAAGGAGCGGTGA
- a CDS encoding Helicase associated domain protein → MSGESKAPAAVEGLALPSGVLRVGPLQGEMTQSFLTRLAARYGMAFRDLLAAVVDVDGLPNAMGRAQLDSEIYLNQEARNRVAQLCRVPEDRLLRALPAWAQEEPRRRFAIGPAAQFHHTAEKVRCWGPACPECTARRTGRRETARLYLGPQQRVCPSHRRWLMHIPGTAGRVMDLAGCGQVLDAQRRHVRLLRRSALASDAFEVARAVASSWWWQTWPQEHLWSARLRSLDSDGLDQDVWRVVARELVIYPETVALATLLASDGFRRRVVADAQGHLPFRLADLPSLLTAVAGCVRRPWYVEQLAQETSGPLFAWAYQCVRAQGGTRAAEQAMWAVAPAHRQLPLVDELAVRAHVGSGGRSAEGKRRRGHSRQADEAFAAGLVHASRYVREHGNLAVPQDTVIDSYRLGEWLSNVQTRAWAIGPDRAQALAVLDPWWNVPWSVQWQRSYYRARDHAAVAGPPDAAAGFPGTQILNGEWLYLQCTHYSTLHPEQQRLLADIGITAEAARTALPRRIPIQAGFETGLTHARSYVAEQGHLAVSGKDAMYQGYPLRSWLVHQRRRARENREPTEHSRALDAVDPWWNPPWVLTWQRSYAQARRLVESRGGLDVGGGFPGVEADLALWLSRQCAAYRRLDPDQQRLLADIGITAEEAAKVQGGSGASQAVNEQIAAAGLWALDGMASARSFAAVNGHLAVASEYVHDGFALGRWLVEQRRQDRRHAQATEGVWLRGRLLAELDPWWNPPWPFPWQRSYQRARKRWRKGQLNVLGPHRGRDEDEVTVWLHRQCVQHDVLQLDQQSLLADIGISSAVARAVTEADRSPARVDTGLAHARSYAAEHGHLAVAERTRHNGYPLGTWLLRQRHRVADGRTDPARIAALNALDPHWNPPWPLAWQRAYHRAHAAPASGNLTVAQRRWATTQTRLWDSLHPTQQELLANLGATPATEPVPAPTTAHRYPAGEGLPHARAYAAAHGHLAVFKHTQHHGFALGHWLIQQRRKARAGLLSALTLQELTVLDPWWNPPWPFAWQRKYHQHRTLRTTGQPLPPELQRWARKQTVLWHQLHPHQQALLSTIGIRPEASSRQGTLREA, encoded by the coding sequence ATGAGCGGCGAGAGTAAGGCACCGGCAGCAGTTGAGGGGCTCGCGCTGCCGAGCGGTGTGCTGCGCGTGGGACCGCTGCAGGGCGAGATGACGCAGTCGTTCCTGACGCGGCTGGCGGCGCGCTACGGCATGGCGTTCAGGGACCTGCTGGCGGCGGTCGTCGATGTGGACGGGCTGCCGAACGCGATGGGCAGGGCGCAGCTGGACAGCGAGATCTACCTGAACCAGGAGGCCCGGAACCGGGTAGCGCAGCTGTGTCGCGTCCCGGAGGATCGTCTGCTGCGGGCGCTGCCTGCCTGGGCGCAGGAGGAGCCCCGTCGACGGTTCGCTATAGGGCCGGCAGCGCAGTTTCACCACACCGCGGAGAAGGTTCGGTGCTGGGGGCCGGCTTGCCCTGAATGCACGGCGCGGCGTACCGGAAGGAGGGAGACCGCTCGCCTGTATCTGGGGCCGCAGCAGCGGGTGTGCCCGTCTCATCGCCGGTGGCTGATGCATATCCCGGGCACGGCGGGCCGAGTGATGGACCTGGCCGGGTGCGGGCAGGTGCTGGACGCCCAGCGCCGTCACGTGAGGCTGCTGCGTCGTTCCGCGCTGGCGTCGGATGCTTTTGAGGTGGCGCGGGCGGTGGCGTCGTCGTGGTGGTGGCAGACGTGGCCGCAGGAGCATTTGTGGTCGGCGCGGCTGCGGAGCCTGGACAGTGACGGCTTGGACCAGGATGTGTGGCGGGTTGTGGCTCGGGAACTGGTGATCTATCCGGAGACCGTTGCTCTGGCCACTCTGCTTGCCAGTGACGGCTTCCGGCGCCGCGTGGTGGCCGATGCACAGGGCCATCTTCCTTTTCGCCTGGCTGATCTGCCGTCGCTTTTAACTGCTGTTGCGGGCTGTGTGCGGAGGCCTTGGTACGTGGAGCAGCTGGCGCAGGAGACGTCAGGTCCTCTCTTTGCGTGGGCTTATCAGTGCGTGCGGGCACAGGGTGGGACAAGGGCTGCGGAACAGGCGATGTGGGCGGTGGCTCCGGCGCACCGTCAGCTCCCTCTGGTGGACGAACTCGCGGTACGGGCGCATGTGGGGTCCGGCGGCCGTAGCGCGGAAGGCAAACGGCGGCGCGGACACAGCCGGCAGGCGGACGAAGCCTTCGCGGCCGGCCTGGTGCATGCCAGCCGCTACGTGCGCGAACACGGCAATCTCGCAGTCCCGCAGGACACCGTGATCGATTCCTATCGGCTTGGGGAATGGCTGAGCAACGTCCAGACCAGAGCGTGGGCAATAGGGCCGGACCGTGCACAGGCTCTCGCGGTTTTGGACCCGTGGTGGAACGTCCCCTGGTCGGTGCAGTGGCAGCGCTCGTACTACCGGGCGCGCGATCACGCCGCAGTCGCCGGCCCGCCCGATGCGGCCGCGGGATTCCCCGGCACCCAGATCCTCAACGGCGAGTGGCTGTATCTGCAGTGCACCCACTACAGCACTCTCCATCCTGAGCAGCAGCGTCTGCTGGCGGACATCGGGATCACGGCCGAGGCGGCCCGCACCGCTCTGCCGCGGCGGATCCCCATCCAGGCCGGCTTCGAAACGGGGCTGACGCACGCCAGGTCCTACGTCGCCGAGCAGGGTCACCTGGCCGTCTCGGGCAAGGACGCGATGTACCAGGGGTATCCGCTGAGGTCGTGGCTCGTGCACCAGCGCCGCAGGGCCCGCGAGAACCGGGAACCTACGGAGCACTCCCGTGCCCTCGACGCCGTCGACCCCTGGTGGAATCCGCCCTGGGTGCTGACATGGCAGCGCTCCTACGCACAGGCCCGGCGGCTGGTGGAGAGCCGGGGCGGGCTCGATGTGGGGGGCGGCTTTCCAGGAGTCGAAGCAGATCTTGCCCTGTGGTTGTCGCGGCAGTGCGCCGCGTATCGGCGTCTGGACCCCGATCAGCAGCGCCTGCTGGCAGACATCGGCATCACAGCCGAGGAAGCCGCGAAAGTGCAGGGCGGGTCCGGGGCATCCCAGGCCGTGAACGAGCAGATTGCTGCTGCCGGTCTGTGGGCTTTGGACGGCATGGCCAGTGCTCGTTCCTTCGCCGCGGTAAACGGGCACCTTGCGGTTGCCTCCGAGTACGTGCACGACGGGTTTGCCCTGGGCCGCTGGCTGGTGGAGCAGCGCCGCCAGGACCGTCGGCACGCTCAAGCCACCGAAGGCGTGTGGCTGCGTGGCCGGCTGCTGGCCGAACTGGATCCCTGGTGGAACCCGCCCTGGCCCTTTCCCTGGCAGCGGAGTTACCAGCGGGCCCGTAAGCGATGGCGGAAAGGCCAGCTGAACGTGCTTGGCCCGCATCGCGGCAGGGACGAGGACGAGGTGACAGTGTGGCTGCACCGTCAGTGCGTCCAGCACGACGTTCTGCAACTCGATCAGCAGAGTCTCCTCGCGGACATCGGCATCTCCTCTGCCGTCGCCCGCGCAGTGACCGAAGCCGATCGAAGCCCCGCCCGCGTAGACACAGGGCTCGCCCACGCACGTAGCTATGCCGCCGAACACGGGCATCTGGCCGTGGCCGAACGGACCCGCCACAACGGCTATCCCCTCGGTACCTGGCTCCTACGCCAGCGACACCGCGTGGCTGACGGGCGCACCGATCCGGCCCGGATCGCCGCGCTGAACGCCCTTGACCCGCACTGGAACCCGCCCTGGCCCCTGGCGTGGCAGCGCGCCTACCACCGGGCACACGCCGCCCCTGCCAGCGGCAACCTGACCGTGGCCCAGCGACGCTGGGCCACCACCCAGACAAGGCTGTGGGACAGCCTCCATCCCACCCAGCAAGAGCTCCTGGCCAACCTCGGCGCCACGCCCGCCACCGAACCCGTACCGGCTCCTACAACCGCGCACCGCTATCCCGCAGGCGAAGGCCTCCCCCACGCCCGTGCCTACGCCGCCGCCCACGGCCACCTAGCCGTGTTCAAACACACCCAGCACCACGGCTTCGCCTTGGGGCACTGGCTCATCCAGCAACGGCGCAAAGCCCGCGCTGGCCTCCTGTCCGCCCTCACCCTGCAAGAACTCACCGTCCTCGACCCCTGGTGGAACCCGCCCTGGCCCTTCGCCTGGCAACGCAAGTACCACCAGCACCGCACCCTCCGCACCACAGGCCAGCCCCTCCCGCCCGAGCTTCAGCGCTGGGCCCGTAAACAAACCGTCCTCTGGCACCAACTCCACCCCCACCAACAGGCCCTGCTGAGCACCATCGGTATCCGCCCTGAGGCTTCGAGTCGGCAAGGCACCTTGCGTGAAGCGTGA
- a CDS encoding TnsA-like heteromeric transposase endonuclease subunit, with product MQTDTGSEWEAVFVDPLGQVVQQRWADAVLAVAFEELEPVSAFPVVPRRRWGPGQWWSATTGRHVACGSAAMRAQLTVLDRDPEVVGLAGRPVRLLWRDARGQVRSWVPQLFARHRDGTALLADCPNHLEAGGERAQRAATVLEAACAQAGWSYRRLEPLEKTLSANLKWLAGYRHPRNAGHPRLAAALREVFAQPQPLIEGVEAVGDPIEVLPAVFHALWHGHLTAPLDVPLNERVLVSTGAGGANGHGGPGSGEGQ from the coding sequence ATGCAGACGGATACCGGATCCGAGTGGGAGGCGGTCTTCGTCGATCCTCTCGGGCAGGTGGTGCAGCAGCGGTGGGCGGACGCGGTTCTCGCGGTGGCCTTCGAGGAGTTGGAGCCGGTGTCGGCGTTCCCGGTGGTGCCGAGGCGGCGGTGGGGTCCTGGGCAGTGGTGGTCGGCCACGACCGGCCGGCATGTGGCGTGCGGGTCGGCCGCGATGCGGGCGCAGCTGACGGTGCTGGACCGCGACCCCGAGGTGGTCGGCCTGGCCGGGCGGCCGGTGCGTCTGCTGTGGCGGGACGCGCGCGGCCAGGTCCGCTCGTGGGTGCCGCAGCTCTTCGCCCGCCACCGCGACGGCACCGCCCTGCTGGCCGACTGCCCCAACCACCTGGAGGCCGGCGGCGAGCGGGCGCAGCGTGCTGCGACGGTCCTTGAGGCGGCGTGCGCGCAGGCCGGCTGGAGCTACCGGCGCCTTGAGCCGCTGGAGAAGACGCTTTCGGCAAACCTGAAATGGCTGGCCGGGTACCGCCACCCCCGCAACGCCGGCCATCCCCGTCTCGCGGCCGCCCTGCGTGAGGTGTTCGCACAGCCGCAGCCGCTGATCGAGGGCGTCGAAGCGGTGGGCGACCCGATCGAAGTCCTGCCCGCCGTCTTCCACGCCCTGTGGCACGGACACCTCACCGCGCCCCTGGACGTACCGCTTAACGAGCGGGTCCTCGTCAGCACCGGCGCCGGCGGTGCGAACGGCCACGGCGGCCCGGGCAGCGGGGAGGGGCAGTGA